In one window of Streptomyces roseofulvus DNA:
- a CDS encoding CRISPR-associated endonuclease Cas3'': MPPDTCGVVPELDAVSACAAGPDCRLWGKERGLERPYPAICHLLDAAAVFGVLWDVVLSSRTRARIAEAVQLSEPEARQVLSFWAGLHDLGKITPAFQAQVPAAFAAVRKEPAYFAVPGAEHETTFRHEVATHWAVTSLLDEIGYPGDLNRMRRAVSHQVAQLLGGHHGVFGKPLLKRKLGAGSIHAPGLGEQGWADQRRQHFSELRRVVGAVALPKGGLPAELSVVVAGLVVVADWLASQTDWIKPLLPAAGWKATPRALDEHWARASHAAPGVVRAAQLGRADFALQQFEGMFPFSPNPLQRDLVEHLPGLAATRGSGLLLVTAPTGDGKTEAALYAAAVLGRVAGARGLYFALPTMATADGMFPRVAAFADQALYGERALTLLHSMAWLGPAYDSSSGTGSLAAGASAVVAERGTATAAGTWLRGPKRGLLAPLGAGTIDQVLAGVLPLRYNVLRLMGVSDKVLVIDEAHAYGPWMHSLMTRLLEWLGAFGAPVVLLSATLTGSTAGSLVNAYRRGAGFLEPVEVRPCYPGWLFADAASGQVSTPRATLTERARTVDVEVHGVHWDSLDAPGSAVRRGGRRERLREQLRQLAEEGGTALVCCTTVAEAQATYRDLCATFPELNRREGGLRILHSRYQARERRRISRDCERAYGKPAAVEEIGVRAGSILVATQVVEQSLDFDFDLVISDLAPLAQLLQRVGRGRRHRRGSKGRPSWAQAEERPKLVVLEPWDGEGRTKVPPVWGTVYDHGLLVRTAELLRREQAGGIAVPGDVQRLVDAVYAADFVEGLDAAVKQELARMDLKRAAKETAESHLARMATICGPHDVEGDLGRLSALQDGVTEELLTTRLGADTGRVLLLYTQPGGELTLDEEGAMSLSALARRSTPTREELGSIMSRVAPVPGSWLPEGEGMPHPPGWEKQVALRDLVLVAVHREPDGASWRGRHGKRSISVSSVGLEIT; encoded by the coding sequence GTGCCACCTGATACCTGTGGCGTCGTGCCAGAACTTGATGCTGTCTCCGCGTGTGCCGCCGGCCCCGACTGCCGTCTGTGGGGTAAGGAACGAGGCTTGGAGCGTCCTTACCCGGCCATCTGCCATCTGCTGGATGCGGCAGCTGTCTTCGGCGTGCTGTGGGATGTGGTGCTGAGTTCCCGGACCCGGGCACGTATCGCGGAGGCCGTGCAGCTGTCCGAGCCGGAGGCCCGGCAGGTCCTGTCGTTCTGGGCGGGCCTGCACGATCTCGGGAAGATCACTCCGGCTTTTCAAGCTCAGGTGCCTGCGGCTTTCGCGGCCGTGCGGAAGGAGCCGGCGTACTTCGCCGTTCCGGGGGCCGAGCACGAGACCACTTTCCGGCATGAGGTGGCGACGCACTGGGCAGTGACCTCGCTCCTGGACGAGATCGGTTACCCGGGTGACCTCAATCGGATGCGGCGAGCGGTGAGTCACCAAGTGGCCCAGTTGCTCGGTGGTCATCATGGCGTGTTCGGTAAGCCTCTGTTGAAGCGGAAACTGGGTGCCGGGAGCATCCATGCACCGGGTCTCGGCGAGCAGGGTTGGGCCGATCAGCGCCGTCAGCACTTCAGCGAGCTGCGGCGGGTGGTGGGGGCGGTGGCCTTGCCGAAGGGTGGGCTGCCGGCTGAACTCTCCGTTGTCGTTGCCGGTCTGGTCGTGGTGGCGGACTGGCTGGCGAGTCAGACAGACTGGATCAAGCCGCTTCTGCCTGCGGCAGGGTGGAAGGCGACGCCCCGCGCGCTGGACGAGCACTGGGCCAGGGCTTCTCATGCCGCTCCTGGCGTAGTGCGGGCCGCACAGCTGGGCCGGGCGGATTTCGCGCTCCAGCAGTTCGAGGGGATGTTCCCGTTCTCCCCCAACCCGTTGCAGCGGGACTTGGTGGAACACCTTCCCGGGCTGGCGGCAACGCGGGGTTCCGGTCTGCTGCTGGTCACTGCCCCCACCGGTGACGGAAAGACCGAGGCCGCGCTGTATGCGGCTGCGGTGCTCGGGCGGGTGGCGGGGGCGCGCGGACTGTATTTCGCGTTGCCGACGATGGCGACGGCGGACGGCATGTTTCCTCGGGTGGCCGCTTTTGCCGATCAGGCATTGTACGGGGAGCGTGCGCTGACGCTTCTGCACTCCATGGCCTGGCTCGGACCCGCCTACGACAGTTCTTCCGGCACGGGTTCGCTAGCAGCAGGTGCGAGTGCGGTGGTCGCGGAGCGCGGCACGGCGACCGCTGCCGGAACCTGGCTGCGGGGGCCGAAGCGGGGTCTTCTCGCGCCGCTGGGAGCGGGGACGATCGATCAGGTGCTGGCCGGTGTGCTTCCGCTGCGGTACAACGTGCTGCGCCTGATGGGTGTGTCGGACAAGGTCCTGGTGATCGACGAGGCCCACGCGTACGGGCCGTGGATGCACAGTCTGATGACCCGGTTGCTCGAGTGGCTCGGGGCGTTCGGCGCTCCGGTGGTGCTGCTGTCGGCGACCTTGACGGGTTCCACGGCGGGTTCGCTGGTGAACGCCTATCGGCGGGGCGCCGGTTTCCTGGAGCCGGTGGAGGTGAGGCCGTGTTATCCGGGCTGGCTGTTCGCGGACGCGGCGAGCGGTCAGGTGTCCACGCCGCGCGCGACGCTGACCGAGCGGGCTCGGACCGTGGATGTCGAGGTCCACGGTGTGCACTGGGACAGCCTGGACGCTCCGGGTTCCGCTGTCCGCAGGGGCGGGAGGCGCGAACGGCTTCGGGAGCAGTTGCGGCAGTTGGCGGAGGAGGGCGGGACCGCTCTGGTGTGCTGTACGACCGTCGCCGAAGCCCAGGCGACCTACCGGGACTTGTGTGCGACGTTTCCCGAACTGAACCGGCGGGAGGGCGGGCTGCGGATTCTGCACTCGCGTTACCAGGCTCGGGAGCGCCGGCGGATCAGCAGGGATTGTGAGAGGGCGTACGGCAAGCCCGCCGCGGTCGAGGAGATCGGGGTGCGGGCGGGGTCGATCCTGGTGGCGACCCAAGTAGTGGAGCAGTCGCTGGATTTCGATTTCGACCTCGTCATCAGTGACCTCGCTCCGCTCGCCCAGTTGTTGCAGCGGGTGGGCCGCGGTCGGCGGCACCGGCGGGGGTCGAAGGGACGTCCTTCCTGGGCGCAGGCGGAGGAACGCCCCAAGCTGGTGGTTCTGGAGCCGTGGGACGGTGAGGGCCGCACGAAGGTTCCGCCGGTCTGGGGCACGGTGTACGACCACGGGCTGCTCGTTCGCACCGCGGAGCTGCTGCGCCGGGAACAGGCGGGCGGGATCGCGGTTCCCGGCGATGTGCAGCGGCTGGTCGACGCCGTGTACGCGGCTGACTTCGTCGAGGGTCTGGATGCGGCGGTGAAGCAGGAGCTGGCGCGGATGGATCTGAAACGCGCGGCGAAGGAGACGGCCGAGTCTCACCTGGCCCGGATGGCGACGATCTGCGGGCCGCATGATGTCGAGGGAGACCTCGGCAGGCTCAGCGCACTCCAGGACGGTGTGACCGAGGAGCTGTTGACGACCCGGCTGGGAGCGGACACCGGACGTGTCCTGCTGCTGTACACCCAGCCCGGTGGGGAGTTGACGCTCGACGAGGAAGGCGCCATGAGTCTGTCCGCTCTGGCGCGCAGATCGACGCCCACGCGCGAAGAACTGGGCTCGATCATGTCCCGGGTCGCACCCGTTCCGGGGTCGTGGCTGCCTGAGGGCGAAGGCATGCCCCATCCTCCCGGCTGGGAGAAGCAGGTGGCTCTACGCGACCTCGTTCTGGTGGCCGTACACCGTGAGCCGGACGGGGCAAGCTGGCGCGGACGCCATGGGAAGCGATCAATTTCTGTCTCATCAGTAGGACTTGAGATCACTTGA
- a CDS encoding Imm1 family immunity protein — MIVAGGTHKGAFYARSEEEIDDLIDHIMNDLIQGGITPDGFQVMPEYATVCIVEGEYPEETAERWPSNYLHVAVNTSNGYGALRWFSTVTPEGADESHVSRFVWISQNSEDPPSFDPGLILDPPTPIYYPREAAIPVAMVREALEEFCRVRTGERPRCIGWMLDQSSL; from the coding sequence GTGATTGTTGCAGGCGGAACTCACAAAGGTGCGTTCTATGCGCGATCGGAAGAAGAAATAGACGATCTCATCGATCACATCATGAACGACCTGATTCAGGGCGGAATAACTCCGGACGGGTTCCAGGTCATGCCCGAATACGCAACGGTGTGCATCGTCGAAGGGGAGTATCCGGAGGAGACCGCTGAAAGGTGGCCGAGCAACTACCTCCACGTCGCAGTGAACACAAGTAATGGGTACGGGGCGCTGAGATGGTTCTCCACTGTAACCCCGGAAGGGGCGGATGAGAGTCACGTCTCCCGGTTCGTATGGATCTCGCAGAACTCAGAAGACCCACCTTCTTTCGATCCCGGTCTGATCCTGGATCCCCCGACTCCCATCTATTATCCGCGCGAAGCAGCAATTCCCGTTGCGATGGTTCGCGAGGCGCTCGAAGAATTCTGCCGGGTGCGAACGGGAGAACGGCCCCGATGCATCGGATGGATGCTGGATCAGTCTTCGCTGTAG
- a CDS encoding polymorphic toxin-type HINT domain-containing protein — protein sequence MLSCLLGAPAVVAAESPEPTQSVRADIVDLWETGGAGLRVAAEQALLGGDDAIQRFLAEAESIQHDDNRIETARLAMTGGPGVRQAAKDAMLLPPAELESWLLTGYYEPLDEDHKVEIARLVTLGGRGVQAAGKAALQGSAEDRELFLSQGQREAQQDDNRVETARLASTSTSGPNVKAAAKAALKGTPEAIEEFLAIGQFVARNRDQEHASVAQLVAQAQAAGKDAEDARKKAEEASKKAITASGLAMDAAVHAAEETAAAKDDAAKAGVKAQQAADAARAAAEASQQAIGSANAASAAARRASIAAAQTASAAAAAAKAANEAHRAAIAAAGDKALADGAYVAAAQARLAATVARTSAVAADNAGKASDAARGAALAAKSASTNARAAADAADAANDSAAAAGVSSNAARQAAAEARRHASAADRAADRSAELARQAALAAYGARDAANSAATHADKAADYAQEAAVQAGNATTYAAVSKKNADAAKVAAAAATTAVDKAKEIFALARQTETADLLTRTEGQIEQARSMKAVTEIGIGAAAATQKHALALGITADALAQEASRPDVDIQATALKGRQLAMQAMKLLGPWHKEAAARALSGTDQDVLDYLRTRWKEADHNEIRQRVLNLSTQSPYASVRTAAAEVLTGTPEQLEAFYATGQYEAGLDDMKVETARLAQTGGPGVSAAAKAALADGTGRALATFLQVGQYGESVTDEKVIAARLAETGGPEVQSAAKIALAGPPQLVHEFVTVGRSIAQRKDDLATHHVHQVERLIAEGSLVAATAHADAWRATEAAAKAINAAAEATAAAVAAQQSADAAQGYANEADASADSAEQSARDAAASAATARNAANQAHADAAAAESSAAAASFSASYARQSAAAADRSAETARADALAAGKSADQAEAAAKAAWQHTLTLYEQEMAEALRQAEEERKANEPDSKKLCFSYTIPYYGYRIGDCTTDFTPYIEAAKDPRTWANIAYEISGLADIQACIDNPAALACSVAVLGVTPWGKLRLLGKLDNAVEAMQAGRTVRRTVACLTGAAHSFPAGTGVLMADGTSRPIEQIRTGDLVTATDPTTGETGPRRVTRTIQTPDDRNFTDVTLADGSTLTSTSHHPYWSEGDRSWKNAADLKAGDTLQTPQSDTATVAQTRDWHGLQDAYDLTVEGLHTYYASTGTTNVLVHNSDGTASCPLWVRNAWKDMPLDADGQITSGFVFTPDGKKLWQSPVQSGRTATTEEISRFLQGSPDFPYIPGYSPLAHHAEVKTAWEMRNKGSEGDVLHIVINKNYLCPRVTDAVQVGCKQSVPAILFEDQILCVWVPGSSKAVPLPGRVKRSGSTWSPPAGDRCAV from the coding sequence ATGCTGTCATGCCTATTGGGAGCACCCGCAGTTGTAGCGGCAGAGTCGCCGGAGCCGACTCAGAGCGTCCGTGCTGACATTGTCGATCTCTGGGAGACCGGCGGGGCCGGCCTGAGGGTCGCAGCCGAGCAGGCGTTGCTCGGCGGGGACGACGCGATCCAGAGGTTCCTGGCCGAAGCCGAGTCGATCCAGCACGACGACAACCGCATCGAGACCGCACGACTGGCGATGACGGGCGGCCCCGGTGTCCGTCAGGCCGCCAAGGACGCGATGCTGCTCCCGCCGGCGGAGCTGGAGTCATGGCTCCTCACGGGCTACTACGAGCCGTTGGATGAGGACCACAAGGTCGAGATCGCTCGGCTGGTGACCCTCGGGGGTCGTGGCGTGCAGGCGGCCGGAAAGGCCGCACTCCAGGGTTCCGCCGAAGACAGGGAGCTGTTCCTCTCTCAAGGCCAGCGCGAGGCCCAGCAAGACGACAACCGGGTAGAAACGGCCCGCCTGGCGTCGACATCGACCAGCGGCCCCAACGTCAAGGCAGCAGCCAAGGCGGCACTGAAGGGCACCCCTGAAGCCATCGAGGAGTTCCTGGCGATCGGGCAATTCGTAGCCCGCAACCGAGACCAGGAACACGCGTCGGTCGCTCAGTTGGTCGCACAGGCCCAGGCGGCCGGCAAGGATGCCGAGGACGCGAGAAAGAAGGCGGAAGAGGCGTCCAAGAAGGCCATCACCGCATCCGGACTGGCCATGGACGCCGCAGTGCACGCGGCTGAGGAGACTGCGGCCGCGAAGGACGATGCCGCCAAGGCAGGAGTCAAGGCTCAGCAGGCCGCCGACGCAGCACGAGCTGCAGCCGAGGCTTCGCAGCAGGCGATCGGCTCCGCGAACGCCGCTTCCGCTGCCGCTCGCCGCGCCTCGATCGCCGCCGCGCAGACGGCCTCGGCCGCCGCGGCAGCCGCGAAAGCGGCAAACGAGGCCCACCGTGCGGCCATCGCGGCAGCCGGGGACAAGGCACTGGCAGACGGCGCCTATGTCGCTGCGGCGCAGGCACGACTCGCAGCGACGGTAGCCAGAACCTCGGCTGTCGCCGCCGACAACGCCGGAAAGGCATCGGACGCTGCCAGGGGTGCCGCCCTCGCGGCCAAGAGCGCCTCCACGAACGCGCGAGCCGCTGCTGACGCCGCTGACGCCGCCAACGATTCCGCGGCAGCTGCCGGTGTGAGTTCCAACGCGGCCCGCCAAGCTGCAGCTGAAGCGCGCCGTCATGCCTCTGCTGCCGACAGGGCGGCCGACCGTTCTGCCGAGCTGGCACGCCAGGCTGCCCTCGCCGCCTACGGAGCCCGGGACGCCGCGAACTCGGCCGCCACTCACGCGGACAAGGCCGCTGACTACGCACAGGAAGCCGCGGTCCAGGCCGGGAACGCGACCACATACGCCGCGGTGTCCAAGAAGAACGCCGATGCAGCCAAGGTGGCCGCCGCCGCCGCGACAACCGCGGTGGACAAGGCCAAGGAGATATTCGCCCTGGCGAGGCAGACTGAGACCGCCGACCTGCTGACTCGGACGGAGGGCCAGATCGAGCAGGCCCGCTCGATGAAGGCCGTCACCGAAATCGGGATCGGGGCCGCTGCCGCCACCCAGAAGCATGCCTTGGCCTTGGGCATCACCGCCGACGCGTTGGCCCAGGAGGCCAGCCGGCCCGATGTCGACATCCAGGCCACCGCCCTCAAGGGCCGCCAGCTCGCCATGCAGGCCATGAAGCTCCTCGGCCCCTGGCACAAGGAAGCCGCCGCCCGGGCGTTGTCGGGGACCGACCAGGACGTCCTGGACTACCTGCGCACCCGCTGGAAAGAAGCCGACCACAACGAGATCCGCCAGCGCGTCCTCAACCTGAGCACGCAGAGCCCGTATGCCTCGGTACGCACTGCGGCTGCGGAAGTCCTCACCGGAACCCCCGAGCAGCTCGAGGCGTTCTACGCCACCGGCCAGTACGAGGCCGGGCTCGACGACATGAAGGTGGAGACCGCCCGCCTGGCCCAGACCGGCGGCCCCGGCGTCAGCGCAGCCGCGAAGGCCGCCCTCGCCGACGGAACAGGAAGAGCACTCGCGACCTTCCTTCAGGTCGGGCAGTACGGCGAGAGCGTCACCGACGAGAAGGTCATCGCCGCCCGACTGGCCGAGACCGGGGGCCCCGAGGTCCAGTCAGCGGCCAAAATCGCCCTGGCCGGCCCGCCGCAACTGGTGCACGAATTCGTTACCGTCGGCCGGTCCATAGCCCAGCGCAAGGACGACCTCGCCACTCACCACGTCCACCAGGTCGAACGCCTCATCGCCGAAGGCTCCCTGGTCGCAGCCACCGCACACGCGGACGCATGGCGCGCCACCGAAGCCGCAGCCAAGGCCATCAACGCCGCCGCCGAAGCCACGGCGGCCGCCGTCGCGGCGCAGCAGTCGGCGGATGCCGCCCAGGGGTACGCCAACGAAGCCGACGCCTCAGCGGACAGCGCCGAACAGAGCGCCCGGGACGCAGCTGCATCTGCCGCTACCGCACGCAACGCCGCCAACCAGGCACACGCCGACGCCGCGGCGGCAGAGTCCTCCGCCGCCGCAGCTTCGTTCTCCGCGTCCTACGCCCGCCAGTCCGCAGCCGCAGCGGACAGGTCCGCGGAGACCGCCCGGGCCGATGCCCTCGCCGCAGGCAAGAGCGCGGATCAGGCCGAAGCCGCTGCGAAGGCCGCCTGGCAGCACACACTCACCCTCTACGAACAGGAGATGGCGGAGGCGCTCCGGCAGGCAGAAGAGGAGCGCAAGGCAAACGAGCCCGATTCCAAGAAGCTCTGCTTCTCGTACACCATTCCCTACTACGGGTACCGAATCGGGGATTGCACCACCGATTTCACCCCGTACATCGAAGCGGCGAAAGACCCTCGCACGTGGGCGAACATCGCCTATGAAATATCGGGCCTGGCCGACATTCAGGCATGTATCGACAACCCCGCTGCCCTCGCCTGCTCGGTGGCTGTCCTCGGCGTCACGCCCTGGGGAAAGCTCAGGCTCCTCGGCAAGCTCGACAACGCCGTCGAAGCCATGCAGGCCGGCCGCACCGTCCGGCGCACCGTCGCCTGCCTGACCGGAGCGGCGCACAGTTTCCCCGCCGGCACCGGCGTTCTGATGGCCGACGGCACCAGCCGTCCCATCGAACAGATCCGGACCGGCGACCTCGTCACAGCTACCGACCCGACCACCGGCGAAACCGGCCCTCGGCGCGTCACGAGGACCATCCAGACCCCTGACGACCGGAACTTCACCGACGTCACCCTCGCCGACGGCTCCACACTCACCTCGACCAGCCACCACCCGTACTGGTCCGAAGGTGACCGATCCTGGAAGAACGCCGCCGACCTCAAGGCCGGCGACACCCTGCAGACACCGCAGAGCGACACCGCCACCGTCGCCCAAACCCGCGACTGGCACGGGCTCCAGGATGCCTACGACCTCACCGTCGAAGGTCTTCACACCTACTACGCCTCTACGGGCACGACGAACGTTCTCGTCCACAACTCTGACGGGACCGCTTCTTGCCCCCTCTGGGTCAGGAATGCGTGGAAGGACATGCCCCTGGATGCGGATGGGCAGATCACGTCAGGATTCGTATTCACTCCCGATGGAAAGAAGCTTTGGCAGAGCCCGGTTCAGAGTGGCCGCACCGCTACCACGGAGGAAATCAGCCGCTTCCTTCAGGGCTCTCCGGATTTTCCATACATCCCTGGCTATTCTCCGCTTGCCCATCACGCTGAAGTCAAGACTGCGTGGGAGATGCGCAACAAGGGATCGGAAGGAGATGTGCTCCATATCGTCATCAATAAAAACTATCTCTGCCCCAGAGTCACCGACGCGGTTCAAGTCGGTTGCAAGCAGTCCGTTCCCGCCATCCTGTTCGAGGACCAGATTCTGTGCGTATGGGTACCTGGATCGAGTAAGGCTGTCCCCTTGCCTGGTAGGGTGAAAAGGTCTGGCTCAACATGGTCCCCACCTGCTGGCGATAGGTGCGCTGTCTAG
- a CDS encoding FG-GAP-like repeat-containing protein: MSARRTRTARIVGAVTAASAVSALITTPVQAVTGTPVAGDAYAFTTRIEITDGGRSLRACSGALIDAHWVLTAASCFTGGLTEITPGKPAQKTVATIGRADLTGTGGHVSEIVDLVPREGRDLVMARLATPAAGITPVSVANTPATSGDTLTVSGYGRTKTEWVPNKLHTASFAVNSVAEAEVHIAGRTASDAICKGDTGAPLTRMTNGTPELVGVSSRSWQGGCFEASETETRTGAIAARADNIVLGSRLKAGQRLLPGVTLASASAKLMMKADGNLVITSNAGKTLWSTGTTGAGATALLNASGNLVVRNAADTANLWEAKTTAAGGTAVLTDRGNLTVYTAQGISQWSSGTVVRNDFNGDGFADMSDWYTYADGTDAMHRFAGTTDGSIAAPHSSMARTATDQWDLGDMKKVSGDFNGDGIADIAVMNRYDSETRLWTFLGKPNGAFQTPFATWTGPIESWQWERAVLHSGDSNGDGRDDVIAWYEYSDSSDALFTFVANPQGSFGSPVKSWTSTTWTRAMGKTVTGDYNGDGRDDIAVFYDYAGGAIKVWTFLAQPNGGYAAPFAGFVHDGWGDWAATKVHSGDFDADGRDDILFWFDYADGRDIAYVLKSNADGTFVAPRAALTIPAGSLTYASMKTVVGDYNGDGRDDIGAMYGYTDGTVKMFTWLTKPDATFDPVKVSWSTTTAGAWSYASTHFTNRHNG; this comes from the coding sequence GTGTCTGCAAGACGTACACGCACCGCTCGCATAGTCGGCGCCGTCACGGCCGCCTCTGCCGTCAGCGCGCTCATCACCACCCCCGTCCAGGCCGTCACCGGCACCCCTGTCGCCGGGGACGCCTACGCATTCACCACGAGGATCGAGATCACCGATGGGGGGCGGAGCCTGCGCGCCTGCTCCGGTGCCCTGATCGACGCCCACTGGGTGCTGACTGCCGCCTCATGCTTCACCGGCGGACTCACCGAGATCACGCCCGGAAAGCCGGCTCAGAAGACCGTCGCGACGATCGGTCGTGCCGACCTGACCGGGACCGGCGGGCACGTCAGTGAAATCGTCGACTTGGTGCCCCGCGAAGGGCGCGACCTGGTCATGGCTCGGCTGGCCACACCTGCAGCGGGCATTACGCCAGTATCCGTGGCCAACACCCCGGCCACGAGCGGTGACACGCTCACGGTCAGTGGCTACGGCCGTACCAAGACGGAATGGGTGCCCAACAAGCTCCACACGGCCTCATTCGCCGTCAACTCCGTCGCTGAAGCTGAGGTTCACATCGCGGGCAGGACCGCGAGTGATGCGATCTGCAAGGGCGACACCGGAGCGCCGCTGACCCGCATGACGAACGGTACTCCCGAGCTCGTCGGTGTCAGCAGCCGCTCGTGGCAGGGCGGATGCTTCGAAGCGAGCGAGACCGAGACCCGCACTGGGGCGATCGCGGCCCGTGCAGACAACATCGTGCTCGGATCCCGTCTCAAGGCCGGCCAGCGTCTGCTTCCCGGCGTGACCCTTGCCTCTGCCTCCGCCAAACTGATGATGAAGGCCGACGGCAACCTCGTCATCACCTCCAACGCGGGCAAGACCCTGTGGTCCACCGGCACCACCGGCGCCGGGGCAACAGCCCTGTTGAACGCCTCCGGCAACCTCGTCGTCCGCAACGCCGCCGACACCGCGAACCTGTGGGAGGCGAAGACCACCGCCGCAGGCGGCACCGCCGTCCTCACCGACCGCGGCAACCTCACCGTGTACACCGCGCAGGGCATCTCCCAGTGGTCCAGCGGCACCGTCGTCCGCAACGACTTCAACGGCGACGGCTTCGCCGACATGAGCGACTGGTACACCTACGCCGACGGCACCGACGCCATGCACCGCTTCGCCGGCACGACCGACGGCTCCATCGCCGCCCCCCACTCCTCGATGGCCCGCACTGCCACGGACCAGTGGGACCTCGGCGACATGAAGAAGGTCTCCGGCGACTTCAACGGCGACGGCATCGCCGACATCGCGGTCATGAACAGGTACGACAGCGAGACCAGGCTCTGGACCTTCCTGGGCAAGCCCAACGGGGCCTTCCAGACCCCGTTCGCCACCTGGACCGGCCCCATCGAGAGCTGGCAGTGGGAACGCGCCGTACTGCACTCCGGTGACTCCAACGGCGACGGCCGCGACGACGTCATCGCCTGGTACGAGTACTCCGACAGCAGCGACGCCCTGTTCACCTTCGTCGCCAACCCGCAAGGCAGCTTCGGCTCCCCGGTCAAGAGCTGGACCTCCACCACCTGGACCCGGGCCATGGGCAAGACGGTCACCGGTGACTACAACGGCGACGGCCGCGACGACATCGCCGTCTTCTACGACTACGCCGGCGGCGCCATCAAGGTGTGGACGTTCCTCGCCCAGCCCAACGGCGGGTACGCGGCTCCCTTCGCCGGCTTCGTCCACGACGGCTGGGGCGACTGGGCCGCCACCAAGGTCCATTCCGGCGACTTCGACGCCGACGGCCGCGACGACATCCTCTTCTGGTTCGACTACGCCGACGGCCGCGACATCGCCTACGTCCTCAAGAGCAACGCCGACGGCACCTTCGTCGCCCCGCGCGCCGCGCTCACGATTCCCGCCGGCAGCCTGACGTACGCGTCGATGAAGACGGTCGTGGGCGATTACAACGGTGACGGCCGCGACGACATCGGCGCCATGTACGGCTACACCGACGGCACCGTGAAGATGTTCACCTGGCTTACCAAGCCCGACGCCACCTTCGACCCCGTCAAGGTCAGCTGGTCCACCACCACCGCCGGCGCCTGGTCCTACGCCAGCACCCACTTCACCAACCGCCACAACGGCTAA
- a CDS encoding IS110 family transposase: MIDTGDIDVFLGLDVGKGEHHATAVTPAGKKAFDKRLPNTEPKLRELFAKLQAKHGTVLVVVDQPASIGALPLAVARDMGCPVAYLPGLTMRRIADLYPGEAKTDAKDAFIIADAARAMPHTLRAIDGEDETIAELEMIVGFDDDLAGEATRVANRLHGLLTQIHPSLERVLGPRLQHPAVLTLLERFGSPAQIRKAGRRRLVTLLRPKAPRMAERLVEEIFDALDEQTVTVPGTEAAALIVPSLAGSLTAVLDQRKLLAGRIEELLEGHPLSKVLTSMPGIGVRTGARILIEVGDGSTFPTAGHLAAYAGLAPATRSSGSSIRGEQPSRRGNKQLKRAFFLSAFAALGDPASRAYYDKKIAQGKHHTQALLCLARRRADVLFAMLRNGTFYEPRPASAG; encoded by the coding sequence GTGATCGACACCGGCGACATCGACGTCTTCCTCGGCCTGGACGTTGGCAAGGGCGAACACCACGCCACCGCCGTCACACCGGCCGGGAAGAAAGCGTTCGACAAGCGGTTACCCAACACCGAACCCAAGCTCCGCGAGCTGTTCGCGAAACTCCAGGCCAAGCACGGGACGGTGCTGGTCGTGGTCGACCAGCCGGCCTCGATCGGCGCCCTGCCGCTGGCGGTCGCCCGCGACATGGGCTGCCCGGTCGCCTACCTGCCGGGCCTGACGATGCGGCGGATCGCCGATCTCTACCCCGGCGAGGCCAAGACCGATGCGAAGGACGCGTTCATCATCGCCGACGCCGCCCGCGCGATGCCCCACACGCTGCGGGCCATCGACGGCGAGGACGAGACGATCGCCGAGCTGGAGATGATCGTCGGCTTCGACGACGACCTGGCCGGCGAGGCCACCCGCGTCGCGAACCGGCTGCACGGCCTGCTGACCCAGATCCATCCGTCGCTGGAACGGGTGCTGGGGCCGCGGCTGCAGCACCCAGCCGTCCTCACCCTGCTGGAACGGTTCGGCTCCCCGGCACAGATACGCAAGGCGGGCCGTCGGCGGCTGGTCACGCTGCTGCGGCCGAAGGCCCCGCGGATGGCCGAGCGACTGGTCGAAGAGATCTTCGACGCCCTGGACGAGCAGACCGTGACAGTCCCGGGGACGGAGGCGGCCGCGCTGATCGTCCCGAGCCTGGCCGGATCGCTCACGGCCGTGCTCGACCAGCGGAAACTGTTGGCCGGTCGGATCGAGGAACTGCTGGAGGGCCACCCTCTTTCCAAGGTCCTGACCTCGATGCCGGGCATCGGCGTCAGGACCGGAGCCCGCATCCTGATCGAGGTCGGCGACGGCAGCACCTTCCCGACCGCCGGCCACCTCGCCGCCTACGCCGGACTCGCACCCGCGACCCGGAGCTCAGGTTCCTCGATCCGCGGCGAACAGCCCTCCCGGAGAGGAAACAAGCAGCTCAAACGAGCCTTCTTCCTCTCCGCGTTCGCCGCCCTGGGCGACCCGGCATCCCGGGCCTACTACGACAAGAAAATCGCCCAGGGCAAGCACCACACCCAGGCCCTGCTCTGCCTCGCCAGGCGCCGGGCCGACGTCCTTTTCGCCATGCTCCGCAACGGAACCTTCTATGAACCCCGGCCAGCCTCAGCCGGCTGA